CCCGCCGCTAAAATCAAAGAGGGGCCCCACGGCGCCCGCTCCGTGGGGAGATAAACATATGTTGAATATTCTATTATCAGGTTGCAACGGACGCATGGGACAAGCCGTGAGTCGCGTTGTTTCTGTGCGTGACAATGCCCATATTGCGGCGGGTGTCGATGTTACTGCAGCACAAGGCAGCGATTATCCCGTATACGCCAATTTATCCGATTTTGACGGTGTAATCGATGTCGTCATTGATTTTTCGCACGTTGATAATGTGGACAAAGTGCTGGCATATTGCTTGGAACGCAAGTTACCTGTTGTGCTTGCCGTGACAGGTTATGACGAAGCAGCATTGAAGAAAATTCACGAGGCCGCGCAGTCAATTCCGGTATTTCAGTCGGCAAATATGTCGTTGGGCGCGAATTTATTGATGGATTTGGCTGAGAAAGCGGCCGCTGTACTGGGCGGACAATTTGACGTAGAGATTGTCGAGCGTCATCACCGCAACAAGCTGGACTCGCCCAGCGGCACAGCATTGAGCATTTATAACAGCATCGCCAAAGCCCTTCCCTACCAACCGCACCCGCAGTACGACCGCTCGCAAACACGCCAAACCCGACCGCACAATGAAATCGGCCTGCACGCAGTCCGCGGCGGCACAATTGTCGGCGATCATGATGTGGTTTTCGCCGGGCATGATGAGGTCATCGAAATCCGCCACAGCGCGGCAAGCCGTGAGATTTTCGCAGTAGGGGCGGTAAGCGCAGCGAATTTCATTGCAGAGAAACCGCCGGGGCTATATGGCATGGGACATCTAATTAACGATTGAGAAAATGGGCGCATGGCTTGCAAATTGCGAACAGTAAACCCCGACCCAAATTCAGCGGTTAATTCTTTGGACAAATAAGTCAATAACCCTTTGCCATATTCGGCGCGCTCGCCAATAGCCTCAGCTATTTCTTTGCCTATTTCCCAATATGCCTCAACCATTGCAAAATTGACAGCGGCATAGACTTTATTTTTAGCAGTCAACAGCGTTTCGCGGACTTTGCCGTAGGTGTTGCCGTGTAGCGTTGTTAGCTCATGGTTCATCATTTATCCCCAACTTTCAGTTTTGCACACGCTGTGTGCAAAATTCAATCATACAGAATACAAGCATATTGTACCACACTTTGGCGGGATTTTCAACCGCCAATGAGCAAAAAGAGGTAGACATTGCCCCGCCGTTGTGATATACCCATGTCATGGGTAGAAACATTCGGTATACTACGCACACACGCACCCATCGGCGCGTGAAGTTTATATTATCAGAGGTGTCGGCATGATTTTCTATAACGCAAGAGCCATTATAATCAAAAACGAAAATGACAATGAAATGGTTTTAGTCCAACGATGTTTCAGAACAGGTATTCCAAAGCACTTTGAGTTTCCTGGAGGTTGTAACGAATGGGGTGAATCCATCATAGACACGTTGAAGCGTGAAGTGATGGAAGAAGTAGGGTTGACGGTGACAAAAATCTACGGGGTAGAACATCATAGCGATACAAACGATGTAGAAACATTTATGCCATATTCGGTTTATTTCGGAAAACAAGGTTGGACTTTTAAGTCTGGTGAGCTTGAAGGAGAGCGTGGAAAATCGGTAGGGGTGCATTTTAAGTGCGAAGCGATTGGCACTCCGCTTGAAAACGGTGATAAAACAGTAGACATTCAATGGGTGACGCCAAAAGAACTGAGAGCGTTGCTTGACGAGCCGAATATGTTTGGGGCAATTGACAGGGGTGCGGCAGAGTTATATTGCTTGGAGCGCGGAGTATAAGCATTTCCACCACTAACGCTTAACCCCCGACCCACGCCGTGAATAGGCACATTCTGAACAATAAATCCCGCAGGATAGGCAAGCCCTATTTTGTGGGATTTTGGCGTTTGTATAAAAAAGTCCTTGACAAGTGGTTACAGGCCCTTGACGCGAATATTTGGGCACAAATGTCTTTCCAATAAACGAGTTGAAAAAAACAATCTATACTGTTTTATGCGCCCATTTGTTTAACACCGATGCAACGTCGTCGCCCTTTGTCCAATGCCCACAGTCCGCATTGTCACCGCCCGCCAAGTGTTGCAGCCCACAATACCGTCGGCAACCAGCCCAAATTGCCGCTGAAATTCCCGTACCATACCGTCGGTACGCGGTCCAAAGACACCATCTAAGGCACTGCCGGTAAAACCCAACGTCGTTAAAGCATCTTGCAAGACAAGAACATACACGCCGCGGCTGCCTTGCCGTACTGTCGGATAACCCGCGCCGCCCGCGCATGCCGGCACGCCGAACCGCCTGTCAACGTGCACCCATGTCGGCGTTTGCCACAATGGGTCAACGTGACCCCATGCCCGCGACTGCATGGCCAGCGCATGAATACGATTGCGTTGCGCTTGCGTCATACCTTGCCCGATATCAAGGGCTGTGCCCGCGTAATGCTGCGACTGCGCAGCATGCCGCCCCTCCCAAATGCGCCGAAACGCCGCCCCAACACGAATGGGCGTGTTAAACGCCGCGCGCAAATTATTCCAAGCTTCCATTGTCTGCCGCGTTGTCCAAATAAAATTAGAGCAACTGTTGGCGCGGAATTCACGCACCGACAGCGTACGCCCCATGCTATATGGCATCGGATCGTTCAGCCCGCGCCAAAGTCGTTCGATAATATTATTGTTTGTGTTGTGTACAAAAATGGTTGGCATGATTTTGCTCCTTTCAGTCGCAGGGTGTCGTTTGGAGAGTTGAGAGCGGCGTTACGAGATTGTGTAATGTTTCATATGGCAACATAAAATCATGATTATCCGCCGTGAATACGTGCAACCCATCATCGGAAAGATAGAATTTCTCTTCATCAATGCAGTGCTCCAATCGTTTTTTGACGGCTTTATCGGCATTTAATTGAGCCTGCAACGCCTTGATAATTCTGCGCTTTATGCCGCGTTTACGCTTAAACAGCCTATATAATGGCACTTGCCACCCGTTTTTCCTATCCCATGTGTCGGCGGTGCGAACTTCACCGTGATATCGCCCATTGCCGTAGTGAAAGTCTAGCACATATGATACAAAATGTTCGCCATCAAACGTTTGCTTGTGCGTGACACTTGCATCACCTATTTTTTCCAAGTAATGCCCAAGTTTGGCGTAGTATTTGGCAATGCGCTTGTTGTCCGATGACGGTAAATTCATGACTTCACCCCTTGCCATGTTATGCATTTTGCGCTATACTTGTTACATGGAATTATACGATATTTTAGCTGAGCATTACGATGAACTTATGTCCCACTTCGATTACGCGGCGTGGAGCGATGTTTTTGTGCATTTGACTGCCGGACACGAGATAACATCAGTCGTGGATTTGGCGTGTGGTACGGGCGCGTTGACGGCAGAACTTGTCCGGCGCGGATACGACACCATCGGTGTAGATGCCAATGCCGATATGTTGTCACGTGCCTACGAGCGCGAGTTGGACACATTATGGCTCATGCAGCCGCTTGAAGAACTCGACTTATACGGCACCGTCGATGCCGCCGTTTGCTGTTTGGACGGTTTTAATCATTTTCCTGATTTGCGAGCTGTCGAGCAAGCACTGTCACGCGTAAAATTATTTCTTAACCCGCAGGGCATACTTCTTTTTGATATGCTTGCCCCACAGCACTTTGACAACATTGACGGACAGGCGTTTATCAACCAAAACCAAGATTGTTTCACGGCGTGGGAGTGCCGCATTGACGGCGCACATTGCCATTACGATTTTACGGTATTCAAACGTTTGGGAGAGCAGTGGCGCAAATTTAACTGTACACACCGGCAATTGATGATTGCCCCGAATGACATTGAAAAAATGTTGCAGCAGTTGGGTTTCACTGTGTTGTGGCATGACTTTCAGGGTGGCGGCCCCAAGCGAATGTTTTGTTTGGCAAAATTACCGTAACAAATACAATGGCGCGTTGGAGATAACGCGCCCTACACAGGAGCATATATGCACGATTTATATACTTTGGCAGAGACTTTTTTTAACCAATTCCCCACTCGATTTCGACGCAAGGCAAAACAAGCATTCTTAGTGCATTGCGGCGAAGAATTCCGAAAATTTGGCTATGGTAATGCCGATATTGTCATCCAAAAGAACAAAGGCTTGGGCGGCGAAAACTTCATCGTTTGGCCGCCGGAGCGCACCGATGCCGAAATTTTCATTACCGCTCATTACGACACGCCGCCGCGTAGCGGTTTTTTTGTCTTAGCAGCCCCACTCGTAGGGCAGGCTTGGAGCATGGCCATTATGCCGATTATCGGCCTGATTTCCGGCTTTCCTCTTGCGCTACTGCTCAACCTCTTTTTTTCCCAAGTGCTGGGGCTGTCCGGCCTGCTCTCATTTCTTCTCCTCAACGTTGTGTTAGCTATTCCGACCATAGTGTGTCTCAACCTGGCAAACAAGCATAATCACAACGACAACGGCAGCGGCCTGCTGGGCGTTTTCCACATTGCGGCGCAGGTGGCACGTGACCCTAAACTCAAAAGCAAAGTCGCTTTTGTGCTGTTCGACAACGAAGAATGGGGCCTGTTCGGTGCGCGTGCTTTTGCCAAATGTCGGTACAAGCAAAATTGCTCCGCCAACGCGCCCGTTATCAACCTCGACTGCATTGGCAACGGTGATACAGTCTTGCTTACCGCCAAAACGAAACATAACATCTGGCAGGCGCTCGGCATACACTTGCAAGACCAAGGCTTCAACGTCACACAAAAGAAGAGTTTTCTCACCTTTCCTAGCGACCATTTATGCTTCCCGCGCGGGGTCATGTTAGCGTTTGCCAGGAAATCAAAATTTGGATCCTTGTATTTGCCACGTATTCACAGCGGGCGTGATACTGTTTGCGACATTGATACTGTGGCACGGTTGGGTGACGCGGTAGTTGAGTATATGGGCACACTGCCGTAGAAGCAATTCATGAAAAAAAAACGGGCGGTAATTTACCGACCGTTATAGCCCTATATTCTCTTTCAATCCCATATAACTCTCTGATAATTACATCGTCCAGCCGCCCTTCCCGCTTCAACACGGTCGCCCGGAAGTGACCAATCTCTACCCGTCAACCAAGATACCAGCCACTTGGATTTGAAGCGCATAGTTATTCTTGAGTCATTTCACGCTTCTCCACCGGCGATCCGCCGTGCCAAATCTTCCACCCGCCGCACAATCTCCGCCATCGTTTCCAAAAACACCGCGTCACTCTGCCCTGTGGGATCGTCCAGTCCCCAATCTTCACGATGTTTACAAGGCAACAGCGGACAATCGACATTACAGCCCATCGTAATCACCACATCGAGCGAGGGAATGTCGGCCAGTAATTTCGGGCGTTGTGTTGACGCCATATCAATGCCGTATTCCTGCTTAACAAGCCGCACGGCATCGGGATTGATGTTATCCTTTTTGTACGTGCCTGCGCTGTAGCTTTCAAACACGTCACTCGCCAAATGTTTACCCAGCGCCTCGGCCATTTGGCTGCGGCAAGAGTTGTGAACGCAGATAAAACCTACTTTTTTCATCTCAACTCTCCTTTTCTTTGGCAAACGCAAACTGATATACCGCATATGCCAGTACCGCACCAATGACTTGCATGGCAATAAAGACAAGCGCGTCTGTCGGCCTTATCCCCGAAGTTGTTGCGGTCAACATCCGCGCAATGGTGACTTGCGGATTGGCAAACATAGTCGAAGATGTCGCTATCAACTGTCCGCCAACCAAAAAAGCAACCATCATGGGGATATGCGTCGATTTCGCTTTGATCAACATTAAAATCGCGAGAATTAAAATAAATGTGCCGATGACTTCTCCAAAATATGCGTGACTACGCACATTTTGCGAAACGGCAAAGACAACACCAACTTCATCCCAAAACATCAAGTGCGTCACGGCTGTGCCAGCTAGGCCGCCCGCCATTTGAGCCAAAATAAAGAAAACGGCTTTCTTCGCGCCAATCCGCTTGTCCAATGTCATAATGATTGTCACAACCGGGTTAAAGTGTGCGCCGGAAATCGCACTAAACATTTCAATAAGTGCCATCAACACAAAGGCAACAGCAATGGCATTGGCGAGAAGCGCGATGCTCTTGTGACTGTCCAGCACATAAACAAAGAAAATCATGGACGCCACCGCCGCCATGACCAAAGACATTGAGCCTAAAAATTCGGCTGTCAGCTCGGTACGTGTCGTGCGTTGGTTCATGTCTCTATTGCTCCCCCATCAGCAACGTCATAACAGCCTTCTGCACGTGCATACGGTTCTCTGCCTCGTCATAAATCTCGCTCGCATGCGCGTCAAACGTCTCTTGGTCAATCTCCTCGCCGCAATGCGCGGGCAAGCAGTGCAACACCAACGCATTCGGCTTGGCATATTGCATTAATTTTGCATTAACTTGATAGTCGGCAAACGCTCGCCGCCGTAATGCCGCCTCATCTTCCTGTCCCATGCTCGTCCATACATCTGTGACCACAACATCAGCACCGTCTGCCGCTTCTTTTGGGCTTTCGGTCAGCATAAATTTAGAGTTATCTTGCACAAAATCCATCACTAACGGGTGCGGCTTATAATTCTTAGGTGACGCCACCGCTACCTCCATATTGCACTTCAATGCGCCGACAATTAGCGAATTGCAAACGTTATCGGCACCATCACCAATGAAGCAAATTTTCAGTTTATCCAACGTATGCAGCCGCTCGCGAATGGTCATCAAATCGGCCAGCACTTGACAGGGATGCCACACATCGGTTAGCCCGTTGATCACAGGAACAGACGCATGCTGTGCCAACTCTTCCACATCATTGTGCTTATACGTACGAATCATAATGCCGTCAACGTAACGACTCAATACCTGCGCCGTATGCTCAATCGGCTCGCCGCGCCCAAGCTGCAACTCATTGCCGCTCAGAAACAAGGCGTGACCGCCCAGATGGAACATGCCCGCTTCAAACGACACCCGCGTGCGCGTCGATGACTTGGTGAAAATCATCCCCAATGTCTTGCCCTGCAGTGTTTTGTGTGGCAATCCGTGCTTGTGATTGTATTTCATCTGATCACCGAGATTGAGAATTGTCTCAATCTCGGCGGGGGTAATGTCGAGTAGTTTCAATAAGTGTTTCATAGTATTTTCCAGCCTTTCTGTAATCTTTCTATGCCTTGTGTCAATTCATCTTGCCTAATTGTCAATGGCGGCAACAATCGCAACTGGTCAGTTCCGCTCGTCAAGGTCACTACGCCGTTTTTCAGGCAATTTTCGACCAATTTTCGCACGTCAGATCCGATAGTCATGCCAATCATAAGCCCAGTGCCATGCAACTTTCCGGCGAATGGCATACTTATCAATGCTTTTCGTAATATTTGCGCCTTTTCCGGAATATTCGGCAATTCTGCCTCAATAATCTCTAATGTCGCCAACGCCGCCACCGCACAAATAGGATTGCCACCAAACGTTGTGCCGTGCGTGCCGGGCGACAATACATCACTACATTTTTCATTGGCCAAAATGCCGCCCAGCGGCAACCCGCCCGCCACACCTTTGGCAAATGTAATTACGTCCGGCATTGCACCCAAAGCTTGACAAGCAAACCACTCACCCGTTCGCCCGATGCCGCATTGCACCTCATCGGCAATCAGCAACCAATCGTTTTTGTCGCACAATTGGCGCAATGTTTTCCAGTATTCCGGCTGCAACGGCAAAATACCACCTTCACCTTGGATTGGCTCGACTAAAATGGCGCATGCATTGTCTTGCAACCCTTCCAATGCTTGCATATCGTTGGCGGGAATATGTACAAAACCCTCAACAAACGGCATAAAATGTTGATGAAATTTCGGCTGCCCCGTTGCCGACAATGCCGCCATCGTGCGCCCATGGAAAGAGTTTTCTAACGTAACAATCACATGTCGTCCTGCGCCGTACTTATCGTGCGAATACTTTCGCGCCAACTTAATGGCTGCCTCATTCGCCTCTGCGCCCGAATTGCAAAAAAAAGCTTTGTCCATGCCGGAGATGGCCGTCAACTTCTCGGCCAGTTTGGCCGCCGGAAGTGTGCCGTACAAATTGCTGACGTGCGCCAGCGTTGCGGCTTGTTGACTAACAGCTTGTGCCCACTTCGGATGTGCGTGGCCAACAGAGCTGACGGCAATGCCGGACGCAAAGTCAATGTAGTCTTTGCCGTTGCTGTCGTACAGTCGCGAGCCTTCCCCTTTGACGAACGTGACATCAAAACGTCCGCCGTAGTTGTTCATTAAATGTGACATATTATATCTCCTTGTGTGTAGGGGCAACTTGCATTCGCCTCTACAGAATCATCGTCCCAACGCCGCTATCGCTCAACAACTCCACCAAAATCGCGTGCGGCATCCGTCCGTCCAAAATATGCGTACGGCTTACGCCCTCGCGCACGGCTTGCACGCAACAATCAACTTTTGGCTTCATACCGCCCGAAATCACGCCCTCCTTAACTAGTAACGGCACTTCGTGCAACGGCACGACGGGCATTAAGCTGCCCGAGTCATTTGGGTCGCGCAGGAGACCGCGCACATCGGTGAGCAGCATTAACTTCTTGGCTTTGAGCGCAATGGCAAGCCGCGAGGCGGCAATATCGGCGTTGATATTATAGCTTTCGCCGTTTTCGCCACCTGCAACTGTTGATATAACAGGGATATAGCCTTTGTCAATTGCATCCAGCACAGGTTGTGCATCAATGTTATTTAGTTCGCCGACGAAACCTAGTTCGGCGTTAAGCTGTTTCGCCATCATCATACCGCCGTCTAAGCCCGACAGACTCAACGCCTGCCCGCCACGTCCGGCAATTAATGCCGCCAACTCCTTGCCAATCTTACCGCATAGCACCATTTGCACAACATCCATCGTTTCCCGGTCAGTGTAACGCAATCCGTTGACAAACTTCGGCTCTTTCCCAATTTTTTTGAGATGCTCGTTGATTTCCGGCCCGCCGCCATGGACCAACACGACTTTAATGCCCACAAGTTGCAGCAACACAATGTCACTGATAACATTGCGTTTCAATACCTCGCTCGCCATCGCCGCGCCGCCATACTTGATGACGATAATATCGTCCTTGTATTCCTGAATGTACGGCAGGGCTTCGCTAATAATTTCGGCCCTGCGTAGATTTTCTTGTTCTGTCATAGTTGATTCCTTTCAGTCACGCCTCACGCCGCCGCCTTATCGGCAAAACTTCGACTTTACAACTTCCAACTTCATTGCCTGCAGCAATTACGCGAAAATTTTCAGGCATTCCATTTTTTCCGGGCAGCTGTTCGGCAGCTCTAACTCCTATACTCCCCATTTATTTTGACATACTCATAGGTCAAATCGCACCCATACGCCTCGCCGTAGGCCGCACCTTCGTTGAGTTGGATGTCAATATCAATGTCATCGTGTTCGAGGATTTTCCGTGCCAACTCCTCATCAAAATTCAAACCTTTCCCATTTTGACACACAACGATTGTCTGTATATCATCTGAAAAAGCAACTTCCACGCCATTTTGGTCGAAATGCACGCCCGCGTAGCCCATAGCACACAACACACGCCCCCAGTTGGCATCACTACCGAAGATAGCTGCCTTGACCAACGATGAATCCACCACACTCTTTGCCAATGTCAAAGCATCATGCTCGTTCGCCGCGCCGCCTACCTTTGCCGTAATAAGCTTTGTCGCACCCTCCCCATCGGCCGCCATCATGCGCGCCAGCTTGCGGCACAGGGCTTGCAGGGCTTCGACAAACCGCGCGTAATCCTCGTTTTCGCTTTCAATACACGCGTTGTCGGCGCGGCCATTTGATAGCAGTATCACCATATCATTGGTCGACGTGTCGCCGTCAACGCTGACACAGTTAAATGTCCTATCCACCACATGACGCAAAGCATTTTGCAGCATTTTCCGTGATATGGCGCAATCGGTGGCAATAAATGCCAGCATTGTCGCCATGTTGGGTTTCATCATGCCTACACCCTTGGCAATCGCGCCGATGGTGACTCTTTTGCCACCAATACTCACGATCACAGCGTTTTGCTTGGGAATTGTGTCGGTCGTCATAATGGCCTGTGCCGCGTCAATGCTGCCGTAGGGCGATAATTTTTCCGCCAATGGCGACAGTGCTGCCACAATTTTTTCAACCGGCAATCGCTGGCCAATGACGCCTGTCGACGCTACCGCAATGTCCTCCGGTGCAATGCCCAGCACTTCGGCGGTCATTTGGCAGACCATGGTGGCATTCATCATGCCATCGGGTGCACAGGCGTTGGCATTGCCGCTATTGACAACAATCGCACGTGCTGTGCCGTTGGCAAGATTCTTTTGGGTAAGCTTAACAGGGTCGGCCTTGACAACGTTTTGTGTGTACGTTGCCGCAGCAACACATGGCGTGTCGGACACAATCAGTGCAAGGTCGAGTTTGCTCGAGTCTTTATAGATTCCGGCATGAATACCAGCAGTTTGAAAGCCTGTGACAGCAGTGATCCCACCATTGATGAAATTCATAAACCCATCCTCATTTTCAAAATCTGCACCGCCGCGCCCGATGCGCCTTTGCCGAGATTATCCAGCCGCGCGGCCAGCATCATGTGTTGGTCATTGCCGTACGTCAAAATCTCCATGCCGTCATTGCCTGCCATAATAGTTGGGTCGAGCTGTCCGCCATCATCGCCGTGACTGACAGGAAATACGTCAATAATTGATTCCAATTCGTAATATTTTTCGTAAAAATTGCGAACATCGTTCAGTGCCATCGACTTTGTCATTTGTGCAGGTGTAAGTGGCACGGTAACAAGCAAGCCTTGCGGAAAATCGCCCAACACGGGCATAAACCATGGCGGTGCGTTGAGTCCGCACACGGCTTGTATTTCCGGCAAATGTTTGTGTTGTAACTCCAGCGCATATGGACGCGGTGCTTTTAGCTTGTCATTGGTGGCTCGATTATTCTCATACTCGGCAATCATTGCCTTGCCGCCGCCGGTGTATCCGGTGATCGAAACACATTGCAACGCAGCATTTTTATCCAAAATCCCGTTTGCAATCAGCGGATAAATCAAGGCGCAAAACCCACTGGCATGGCACCCCGGCACAGCAATGCGGTTGCTTGTCAGCACGGCTTCACGGTGCGCCGGTGAAAGTTCGGGAAGTCCATACGCCCACCCCGGCGTTGTACGATGTGCCGTTGAGGCGTCTATGATAAGTAGTTCGGAATTTTCTGCCAACGCCACAGCCTCCCGCGCCGCTACATCAGGCAAACACAGAAACGCCACATCCGCCGCTTGCAATGCCTCGCGCCGCGCGTTGACGTCTTTGCGTTTGTCTTCGTCTAAGATAATCAACTCCATACTTCTGACGTTCCGCGACGTTGCCTGCGGCAACTCTGCGAAAGTCGACAGTTCGCCTTGCAAGGCTTCGAGCCGTTGTTGAATTTGTAAGCCGGTTGTGCCTTCGCGGCCGTCTATAAAAATTTTCATGGTGTACTCCTGTTTGTAGAAATTGCTTATTCGCCGTACCGCCTCATGTCATAAGAAAACCCAGTTGACCATTGCCGCTCGGCTAATGTGATATACACTTTTTCTAATCCTAAAATATCAGTCGTTAGGGTAATCATTTCATTATCTAGCGTTACTTCAAACGGCACGTTGGATTCAGCGATGGAAATTGCTGCGTACAACTCGGCAATATCATATTGAGAAATAAAATGCAACCTAGCTTGAGGTGCAACTGAACCTACCCAACAGCTTTCTACGTAGATACGCAAATAAACACTTGAATCGTATGCCCACACCTCAAATGCCGCATTGCGTGTTGAATTACCCGGTGCTTGTTCAAGGTTTCGATGGTCTGCTCCACAGATGTCACAATGGTAATCAACAAACTCGGTTTGCCCACACGCGACTAATAGAAAAATCATTGCTACAACGAGTGCAAAATATCTTTTCATG
This region of Oscillospiraceae bacterium genomic DNA includes:
- the argB gene encoding acetylglutamate kinase, whose product is MTEQENLRRAEIISEALPYIQEYKDDIIVIKYGGAAMASEVLKRNVISDIVLLQLVGIKVVLVHGGGPEINEHLKKIGKEPKFVNGLRYTDRETMDVVQMVLCGKIGKELAALIAGRGGQALSLSGLDGGMMMAKQLNAELGFVGELNNIDAQPVLDAIDKGYIPVISTVAGGENGESYNINADIAASRLAIALKAKKLMLLTDVRGLLRDPNDSGSLMPVVPLHEVPLLVKEGVISGGMKPKVDCCVQAVREGVSRTHILDGRMPHAILVELLSDSGVGTMIL
- the argF gene encoding ornithine carbamoyltransferase; translation: MKHLLKLLDITPAEIETILNLGDQMKYNHKHGLPHKTLQGKTLGMIFTKSSTRTRVSFEAGMFHLGGHALFLSGNELQLGRGEPIEHTAQVLSRYVDGIMIRTYKHNDVEELAQHASVPVINGLTDVWHPCQVLADLMTIRERLHTLDKLKICFIGDGADNVCNSLIVGALKCNMEVAVASPKNYKPHPLVMDFVQDNSKFMLTESPKEAADGADVVVTDVWTSMGQEDEAALRRRAFADYQVNAKLMQYAKPNALVLHCLPAHCGEEIDQETFDAHASEIYDEAENRMHVQKAVMTLLMGEQ
- a CDS encoding arsenate reductase ArsC codes for the protein MKKVGFICVHNSCRSQMAEALGKHLASDVFESYSAGTYKKDNINPDAVRLVKQEYGIDMASTQRPKLLADIPSLDVVITMGCNVDCPLLPCKHREDWGLDDPTGQSDAVFLETMAEIVRRVEDLARRIAGGEA
- the argC gene encoding N-acetyl-gamma-glutamyl-phosphate reductase, whose product is MKIFIDGREGTTGLQIQQRLEALQGELSTFAELPQATSRNVRSMELIILDEDKRKDVNARREALQAADVAFLCLPDVAAREAVALAENSELLIIDASTAHRTTPGWAYGLPELSPAHREAVLTSNRIAVPGCHASGFCALIYPLIANGILDKNAALQCVSITGYTGGGKAMIAEYENNRATNDKLKAPRPYALELQHKHLPEIQAVCGLNAPPWFMPVLGDFPQGLLVTVPLTPAQMTKSMALNDVRNFYEKYYELESIIDVFPVSHGDDGGQLDPTIMAGNDGMEILTYGNDQHMMLAARLDNLGKGASGAAVQILKMRMGL
- a CDS encoding aquaporin — encoded protein: MNQRTTRTELTAEFLGSMSLVMAAVASMIFFVYVLDSHKSIALLANAIAVAFVLMALIEMFSAISGAHFNPVVTIIMTLDKRIGAKKAVFFILAQMAGGLAGTAVTHLMFWDEVGVVFAVSQNVRSHAYFGEVIGTFILILAILMLIKAKSTHIPMMVAFLVGGQLIATSSTMFANPQVTIARMLTATTSGIRPTDALVFIAMQVIGAVLAYAVYQFAFAKEKES
- the dapB gene encoding 4-hydroxy-tetrahydrodipicolinate reductase → MLNILLSGCNGRMGQAVSRVVSVRDNAHIAAGVDVTAAQGSDYPVYANLSDFDGVIDVVIDFSHVDNVDKVLAYCLERKLPVVLAVTGYDEAALKKIHEAAQSIPVFQSANMSLGANLLMDLAEKAAAVLGGQFDVEIVERHHRNKLDSPSGTALSIYNSIAKALPYQPHPQYDRSQTRQTRPHNEIGLHAVRGGTIVGDHDVVFAGHDEVIEIRHSAASREIFAVGAVSAANFIAEKPPGLYGMGHLIND
- a CDS encoding NUDIX hydrolase produces the protein MIFYNARAIIIKNENDNEMVLVQRCFRTGIPKHFEFPGGCNEWGESIIDTLKREVMEEVGLTVTKIYGVEHHSDTNDVETFMPYSVYFGKQGWTFKSGELEGERGKSVGVHFKCEAIGTPLENGDKTVDIQWVTPKELRALLDEPNMFGAIDRGAAELYCLERGV
- the argJ gene encoding bifunctional ornithine acetyltransferase/N-acetylglutamate synthase, coding for MNFINGGITAVTGFQTAGIHAGIYKDSSKLDLALIVSDTPCVAAATYTQNVVKADPVKLTQKNLANGTARAIVVNSGNANACAPDGMMNATMVCQMTAEVLGIAPEDIAVASTGVIGQRLPVEKIVAALSPLAEKLSPYGSIDAAQAIMTTDTIPKQNAVIVSIGGKRVTIGAIAKGVGMMKPNMATMLAFIATDCAISRKMLQNALRHVVDRTFNCVSVDGDTSTNDMVILLSNGRADNACIESENEDYARFVEALQALCRKLARMMAADGEGATKLITAKVGGAANEHDALTLAKSVVDSSLVKAAIFGSDANWGRVLCAMGYAGVHFDQNGVEVAFSDDIQTIVVCQNGKGLNFDEELARKILEHDDIDIDIQLNEGAAYGEAYGCDLTYEYVKINGEYRS
- a CDS encoding aspartate aminotransferase family protein; this translates as MSHLMNNYGGRFDVTFVKGEGSRLYDSNGKDYIDFASGIAVSSVGHAHPKWAQAVSQQAATLAHVSNLYGTLPAAKLAEKLTAISGMDKAFFCNSGAEANEAAIKLARKYSHDKYGAGRHVIVTLENSFHGRTMAALSATGQPKFHQHFMPFVEGFVHIPANDMQALEGLQDNACAILVEPIQGEGGILPLQPEYWKTLRQLCDKNDWLLIADEVQCGIGRTGEWFACQALGAMPDVITFAKGVAGGLPLGGILANEKCSDVLSPGTHGTTFGGNPICAVAALATLEIIEAELPNIPEKAQILRKALISMPFAGKLHGTGLMIGMTIGSDVRKLVENCLKNGVVTLTSGTDQLRLLPPLTIRQDELTQGIERLQKGWKIL
- a CDS encoding M28 family metallopeptidase, which translates into the protein MHDLYTLAETFFNQFPTRFRRKAKQAFLVHCGEEFRKFGYGNADIVIQKNKGLGGENFIVWPPERTDAEIFITAHYDTPPRSGFFVLAAPLVGQAWSMAIMPIIGLISGFPLALLLNLFFSQVLGLSGLLSFLLLNVVLAIPTIVCLNLANKHNHNDNGSGLLGVFHIAAQVARDPKLKSKVAFVLFDNEEWGLFGARAFAKCRYKQNCSANAPVINLDCIGNGDTVLLTAKTKHNIWQALGIHLQDQGFNVTQKKSFLTFPSDHLCFPRGVMLAFARKSKFGSLYLPRIHSGRDTVCDIDTVARLGDAVVEYMGTLP
- a CDS encoding class I SAM-dependent methyltransferase; this translates as MTSPLAMLCILRYTCYMELYDILAEHYDELMSHFDYAAWSDVFVHLTAGHEITSVVDLACGTGALTAELVRRGYDTIGVDANADMLSRAYERELDTLWLMQPLEELDLYGTVDAAVCCLDGFNHFPDLRAVEQALSRVKLFLNPQGILLFDMLAPQHFDNIDGQAFINQNQDCFTAWECRIDGAHCHYDFTVFKRLGEQWRKFNCTHRQLMIAPNDIEKMLQQLGFTVLWHDFQGGGPKRMFCLAKLP
- a CDS encoding peptidoglycan-binding protein encodes the protein MPTIFVHNTNNNIIERLWRGLNDPMPYSMGRTLSVREFRANSCSNFIWTTRQTMEAWNNLRAAFNTPIRVGAAFRRIWEGRHAAQSQHYAGTALDIGQGMTQAQRNRIHALAMQSRAWGHVDPLWQTPTWVHVDRRFGVPACAGGAGYPTVRQGSRGVYVLVLQDALTTLGFTGSALDGVFGPRTDGMVREFQRQFGLVADGIVGCNTWRAVTMRTVGIGQRATTLHRC